One segment of Pleuronectes platessa chromosome 21, fPlePla1.1, whole genome shotgun sequence DNA contains the following:
- the slc38a10 gene encoding putative sodium-coupled neutral amino acid transporter 10 isoform X2: MTASNSGLIMNVVNSIVGVSVLTMPFCFKQCGIVLGTILLFSCSWMTHKSCMFLVHTASNTKRRTYAGLAFHAYGKPGKALVETSMIGLMLGTCIAFYVVIADLGSNFFAQLLGLQVTFSFRVVLLIAVSLFIVLPLSLQRNMMSSIQSFSAMALIFYTLFMFTIVLSSLRYGIISGSWVERVHLWRFKGVIQCLPIIATTFCCHPQVLPTYDSLDEPSVKRMSTIFTSSLNVVTIFYITVGFFGYVSFTDNIAGNVLMNFPSNLVTEMIRVGFMMSVAVGFPMMILPCRQAINTMLFEQQQKDGTFAAGGYMPPLRFKMITLCIVFGTMLGGILIPNVETILGLTGATMGSLICFICPALIYRKIQKKTFIAQLVLCVGLGILLISTFTTLSISASTPGTKVLAPSPRAPVKNNQPLPDPREQHDNPPNKKPVEIEKPDLPVVQPVERDQGEPPQIKGPVELPEGKKGEEVQLDRPDAGVAVAEGEAHRHEPPIPHDEVKVDTRKEVKTQIDGGDEALKRDGGEDKVKNPKPAEAVVRKEEVDLGGGEVQSNELLENPVEDGGKKQNVPLPKEGEKLDAANAVGAANKAAVVKVGKVPDAAGKPPLLEGEPHPAADDAPVAESSKDTADEKMGEGQLDHAVLLQVIQVQQEQQKRLLDQHEKLLAVIEEQHKEINQKVPAGAAEGEAEKGIQEHLEVMEGAAPKPKNAGQVPELKQAKEAAGAEVGVPQGGVVGPHDAAQNQAQAVGKVDVAVPHKEVFPAAYKEDSNPAPGGEAPKQMELGARGVPLGKTRSDENQLVIQNDPAAQLKDEEKHHDNENQKSVQQIEKEVKAGEENKEMEIKEKMARDQEKERLERQQIEKEVQARVEKEKLVEEKERLDKERIEKEVQARVEKERLEREEKEKLAKEKERAESERIEKEVQMRLEEQRERREKLAREQELEKERAERERQQKAAEEKIQQELKKADNEVLERVRKENEAEQARERQAQLKQAIEGQEAEKAAAQGPEREDGEALMKGGRDLKEKVDAQANPREVAKDRAVKAKAHPQGSHEKMRDQGEMDLRRRRREVGPKEAGGPPEDTGESRGMPGLEPLLELGGSNLHAALEEQLLAGAMVHSRQIKQASEDEGAK, from the exons TGTGGGATCGTGCTGGGAACAATACTGTTGTTCTCCTGCTCCTGGATGACCCACAAGTCGTGCATGTTCCTGGTTCACACGGCTAGTAACACCAAACGGAGGACGTATGCAGGATTGG CCTTCCACGCTTATGGGAAACCAGGAAAAGCACTGGTTGAGACAAG CATGATTGGGTTGATGTTGGGGACCTGCATCGCCTTCTATGTCGTCATCGCTGATTTGGGCTCAAATTTCTTCGCTCAGCTGTTGGGTTTACAG GTGACGTTCAGTTTTCGTGTGGTGCTGCTGATCGCCGTGTCTCTCTTCATCGTGCTCCCGCTGAGTCTGCAGAGGAACATGATGTCCTCCATCCAGTCCTTCTCTGCGATGGCGCTCATCTTCTACACCCTCTTCATGTTCACG ATAGTGTTGTCATCTCTGCGCTACGGCATAATCTCGGGCTCCTGGGTGGAGCGGGTTCACCTGTGGCGCTTCAAGGGCGTCATTCAGTGCCTGCCCATTATCGCCACAACCTTCTGCTGTCACCC GCAGGTGCTGCCGACCTACGACAGCCTGGACGAGCCGTCCGTCAAACGCATGAGCAccatcttcacctcctccctcaaTGTAGTCACCATCTTCTACATCACC GTGGGGTTCTTTGGCTACGTCAGCTTCACAGACAACATTGCGGGCAACGTGCTGATGAATTTCCCCTCCAACCTGGTGACGGAAATGATCCGCGTGGGCTTCATGATGTCTGTGGCCGTCGGATTCCCGATGATGATCTTGCCGTGTCGCCAGGCCATCAACACCATGCTTTTTGAACAGCAG CAGAAGGATGGGACATTTGCTGCCGGGGGATACATGCCTCCTCTGCGCTTCAAGATGATCACCCTCTGCATCGTGTTTGGTACCATGCTGGGAGGCATTCTGATTCCAAACG TGGAAACCATTCTGGGTTTGACTGGAGCCACCATGGGCAGTCTCATCTGCTTCATATGCCCTGCTCTCATCTACAGGAAAATCCAGAAGAAAACCTTCATCGCGCAG TTGGTGCTTTGCGTGGGTCTGGGCATCCTGCTGATCAGCACCTTTACCACTCTCTCCATTTCGGCAAGCACCCCTGGCACCAAGGTCCTAGCCCCTTCTCCTCGAGCGCCTGTCAAGAACAATCAGCCACTTCCGGACCCCCGTGAACAGCATG aCAATCCTCCTAACAAGAAGCCAGTGGAAATAGAAAAGCCTGACCTCCCAGTGGTCCAACCTGTGGAGAGGGACCAGGGCGAGCCCCCCCAGATTAAAGGACCAGTGGAATTACCTGAGgggaagaaaggggaggaggtgCAGTTGGACCGACCTGATGCTG GTGTTGCGGTGGCAGAGGGAGAGGCCCATCGCCACGAACCACCCATCCCCCATGACGAGGTCAAAGTAGACACAAGAAAAGAGGTCAAGACACAGAtagatggaggagatgaagctctcaaaagagatggaggagaggacaaGGTAAAGAACCCAAAGCCTGCAGAGGCTGTTGTGAGGAAAGAGGAGGTGGATTTGGGTGGAGGTGAAGTCCAGTCCAATGAGCTGCTGGAGAACCCGGTGGAAGATGGAGGAAAAAAGCAGAACGTTCCCCTGCCAAAAGAGGGGGAGAAGTTAGATGCGGCGAATGCAGTCGGTGCGGCCAATAAGGCTGCGGTTGTAAAAGTGGGCAAAGTTCCAGATGCTGCAGGGAAAC CTCCGCTTCTTGAAGGAGAACCTCATCCTGCTGCAGATGACGCTCCCGTTGCAGAAAGTAGTAAAGACACGGCGGACGAAAAGATGGGGg AGGGCCAGCTCGACCATGCTGTGCTACTGCAGGTGATCCAGGTGCAACAAGAGCAACAGAAGAGACTTCTAGATCAGCACGAAAAACTACTGGCTGTCATAGAAGAGCAACACAAGGAAATCAACCAGAAAGTACCTGCTG GTGCTGCTGAGGGCGAGGCAGAGAAAGGCATCCAGGAGCACCTGGAGGTGATGGAAGGTGCAGCACCAAAGCCCAAAAACGCTGGACAGGTCCCTGAGCTGAAACAGGCCAAGGAGGCAGCTGGAGCTGAAGTAGGAGTTCCACAGGGTGGAGTGGTCGGGCCACACGATGCGGCCCAGAATCAAGCTCAGGCTGTGGGTAAAGTTGATGTAGCCGTGCCACATAAAGAAGTCTTCCCAGCTGCTTACAAGGAGGATTCCAATCCTGCACCCGGAGGAGAAGCTCCTAAACAGATGGAGCTGGGAGCGAGGGGAGTGCCACTAGGGAAGACTAGATCCGATGAAAATCAACTTGTGATTCAAAACGATCCTGCAGCTCAACttaaagatgaagagaaacaccACGATAATGAAAACCAGAAAAGTGTTCAACAGATAGAGAAAGAGGTTAAGgcaggagaagaaaacaaagagatggaaataaaggaaaagatGGCCAGAGATCAGGAGAAGGAAAGATTAGAGAGACAGCAGATAGAGAAAGAAGTGCAGGCAAGggtggaaaaagaaaagctggTCGAAGAGAAGGAAAGATTAGACAAAGAAAGGATAGAGAAAGAAGTGCAGGCAAGGGTGGAAAAAGAGAGACTggaaagggaggaaaaagaaaagctggccaaagagaaggaaagagcagAGAGTGAAAGGATAGAGAAAGAAGTCCAGATGAGGTTAGAAGAACaacgggagaggagagagaagctggccagagaacaggagctggaaaaAGAGcgagcagaaagagagagacagcaaaaAGCTGCCGAGGAGAAAATCCAGCAGGAGCTAAAGAAAGCAGACAATGAAGTACTTGAGAGAGTGAGGAAAGAAAACGAGGCAGAGCAGGCTCGGGAGAGGCAGGCCCAGCTGAAGCAAGCCATAGAAGGCCAAGAAGCTGAAAAGGCTGCTGCACAGGGACCTGAGAGAGAAGACGGCGAAGCTTTGATGAAAGGAGGACGAGACCTCAAAGAGAAAGTTGATGCTCAGGCAAACCCCAGAGAAGTTGCGAAAGACAGAGCTGTCAAAGCCAAGGCTCACCCCCAGGGCTCCCACGAGAAAATGAGGGACCAGGGAGAGATGGATCTGAGGCGGAGGCGCAGGGAGGTGGGACCTAAAGAGGCTGGAGGGCCCCCGGAGGACACTGGGGAGTCCAGGGGGATGCCTGGCCTGGAGCCCCTGCTGGAGCTGGGAGGCTCGAACCTGCACGCTgccctggaggagcagctgctggccGGGGCCATGGTGCACTCGCGGCAGATTAAACAGGCCTCAGAGGACGAGGGCGCGAAATAA
- the slc38a10 gene encoding putative sodium-coupled neutral amino acid transporter 10 isoform X1, which translates to MTASNSGLIMNVVNSIVGVSVLTMPFCFKQCGIVLGTILLFSCSWMTHKSCMFLVHTASNTKRRTYAGLAFHAYGKPGKALVETSMIGLMLGTCIAFYVVIADLGSNFFAQLLGLQVTFSFRVVLLIAVSLFIVLPLSLQRNMMSSIQSFSAMALIFYTLFMFTMVLSSFKHGVLSGWWLSQVYAVRWEGVFRCLPICGMAFACQSQVLPTYDSLDEPSVKRMSTIFTSSLNVVTIFYITVGFFGYVSFTDNIAGNVLMNFPSNLVTEMIRVGFMMSVAVGFPMMILPCRQAINTMLFEQQQKDGTFAAGGYMPPLRFKMITLCIVFGTMLGGILIPNVETILGLTGATMGSLICFICPALIYRKIQKKTFIAQLVLCVGLGILLISTFTTLSISASTPGTKVLAPSPRAPVKNNQPLPDPREQHDNPPNKKPVEIEKPDLPVVQPVERDQGEPPQIKGPVELPEGKKGEEVQLDRPDAGVAVAEGEAHRHEPPIPHDEVKVDTRKEVKTQIDGGDEALKRDGGEDKVKNPKPAEAVVRKEEVDLGGGEVQSNELLENPVEDGGKKQNVPLPKEGEKLDAANAVGAANKAAVVKVGKVPDAAGKPPLLEGEPHPAADDAPVAESSKDTADEKMGEGQLDHAVLLQVIQVQQEQQKRLLDQHEKLLAVIEEQHKEINQKVPAGAAEGEAEKGIQEHLEVMEGAAPKPKNAGQVPELKQAKEAAGAEVGVPQGGVVGPHDAAQNQAQAVGKVDVAVPHKEVFPAAYKEDSNPAPGGEAPKQMELGARGVPLGKTRSDENQLVIQNDPAAQLKDEEKHHDNENQKSVQQIEKEVKAGEENKEMEIKEKMARDQEKERLERQQIEKEVQARVEKEKLVEEKERLDKERIEKEVQARVEKERLEREEKEKLAKEKERAESERIEKEVQMRLEEQRERREKLAREQELEKERAERERQQKAAEEKIQQELKKADNEVLERVRKENEAEQARERQAQLKQAIEGQEAEKAAAQGPEREDGEALMKGGRDLKEKVDAQANPREVAKDRAVKAKAHPQGSHEKMRDQGEMDLRRRRREVGPKEAGGPPEDTGESRGMPGLEPLLELGGSNLHAALEEQLLAGAMVHSRQIKQASEDEGAK; encoded by the exons TGTGGGATCGTGCTGGGAACAATACTGTTGTTCTCCTGCTCCTGGATGACCCACAAGTCGTGCATGTTCCTGGTTCACACGGCTAGTAACACCAAACGGAGGACGTATGCAGGATTGG CCTTCCACGCTTATGGGAAACCAGGAAAAGCACTGGTTGAGACAAG CATGATTGGGTTGATGTTGGGGACCTGCATCGCCTTCTATGTCGTCATCGCTGATTTGGGCTCAAATTTCTTCGCTCAGCTGTTGGGTTTACAG GTGACGTTCAGTTTTCGTGTGGTGCTGCTGATCGCCGTGTCTCTCTTCATCGTGCTCCCGCTGAGTCTGCAGAGGAACATGATGTCCTCCATCCAGTCCTTCTCTGCGATGGCGCTCATCTTCTACACCCTCTTCATGTTCACG ATGGTGCTGTCCTCGTTCAAACACGGGGTGCTCAGCGGCTGGTGGCTAAGTCAGGTCTATGCGGTGCGCTGGGAGGGTGTGTTTCGCTGTCTCCCAATCTGTGGGATGGCCTTCGCCTGTCAGTC GCAGGTGCTGCCGACCTACGACAGCCTGGACGAGCCGTCCGTCAAACGCATGAGCAccatcttcacctcctccctcaaTGTAGTCACCATCTTCTACATCACC GTGGGGTTCTTTGGCTACGTCAGCTTCACAGACAACATTGCGGGCAACGTGCTGATGAATTTCCCCTCCAACCTGGTGACGGAAATGATCCGCGTGGGCTTCATGATGTCTGTGGCCGTCGGATTCCCGATGATGATCTTGCCGTGTCGCCAGGCCATCAACACCATGCTTTTTGAACAGCAG CAGAAGGATGGGACATTTGCTGCCGGGGGATACATGCCTCCTCTGCGCTTCAAGATGATCACCCTCTGCATCGTGTTTGGTACCATGCTGGGAGGCATTCTGATTCCAAACG TGGAAACCATTCTGGGTTTGACTGGAGCCACCATGGGCAGTCTCATCTGCTTCATATGCCCTGCTCTCATCTACAGGAAAATCCAGAAGAAAACCTTCATCGCGCAG TTGGTGCTTTGCGTGGGTCTGGGCATCCTGCTGATCAGCACCTTTACCACTCTCTCCATTTCGGCAAGCACCCCTGGCACCAAGGTCCTAGCCCCTTCTCCTCGAGCGCCTGTCAAGAACAATCAGCCACTTCCGGACCCCCGTGAACAGCATG aCAATCCTCCTAACAAGAAGCCAGTGGAAATAGAAAAGCCTGACCTCCCAGTGGTCCAACCTGTGGAGAGGGACCAGGGCGAGCCCCCCCAGATTAAAGGACCAGTGGAATTACCTGAGgggaagaaaggggaggaggtgCAGTTGGACCGACCTGATGCTG GTGTTGCGGTGGCAGAGGGAGAGGCCCATCGCCACGAACCACCCATCCCCCATGACGAGGTCAAAGTAGACACAAGAAAAGAGGTCAAGACACAGAtagatggaggagatgaagctctcaaaagagatggaggagaggacaaGGTAAAGAACCCAAAGCCTGCAGAGGCTGTTGTGAGGAAAGAGGAGGTGGATTTGGGTGGAGGTGAAGTCCAGTCCAATGAGCTGCTGGAGAACCCGGTGGAAGATGGAGGAAAAAAGCAGAACGTTCCCCTGCCAAAAGAGGGGGAGAAGTTAGATGCGGCGAATGCAGTCGGTGCGGCCAATAAGGCTGCGGTTGTAAAAGTGGGCAAAGTTCCAGATGCTGCAGGGAAAC CTCCGCTTCTTGAAGGAGAACCTCATCCTGCTGCAGATGACGCTCCCGTTGCAGAAAGTAGTAAAGACACGGCGGACGAAAAGATGGGGg AGGGCCAGCTCGACCATGCTGTGCTACTGCAGGTGATCCAGGTGCAACAAGAGCAACAGAAGAGACTTCTAGATCAGCACGAAAAACTACTGGCTGTCATAGAAGAGCAACACAAGGAAATCAACCAGAAAGTACCTGCTG GTGCTGCTGAGGGCGAGGCAGAGAAAGGCATCCAGGAGCACCTGGAGGTGATGGAAGGTGCAGCACCAAAGCCCAAAAACGCTGGACAGGTCCCTGAGCTGAAACAGGCCAAGGAGGCAGCTGGAGCTGAAGTAGGAGTTCCACAGGGTGGAGTGGTCGGGCCACACGATGCGGCCCAGAATCAAGCTCAGGCTGTGGGTAAAGTTGATGTAGCCGTGCCACATAAAGAAGTCTTCCCAGCTGCTTACAAGGAGGATTCCAATCCTGCACCCGGAGGAGAAGCTCCTAAACAGATGGAGCTGGGAGCGAGGGGAGTGCCACTAGGGAAGACTAGATCCGATGAAAATCAACTTGTGATTCAAAACGATCCTGCAGCTCAACttaaagatgaagagaaacaccACGATAATGAAAACCAGAAAAGTGTTCAACAGATAGAGAAAGAGGTTAAGgcaggagaagaaaacaaagagatggaaataaaggaaaagatGGCCAGAGATCAGGAGAAGGAAAGATTAGAGAGACAGCAGATAGAGAAAGAAGTGCAGGCAAGggtggaaaaagaaaagctggTCGAAGAGAAGGAAAGATTAGACAAAGAAAGGATAGAGAAAGAAGTGCAGGCAAGGGTGGAAAAAGAGAGACTggaaagggaggaaaaagaaaagctggccaaagagaaggaaagagcagAGAGTGAAAGGATAGAGAAAGAAGTCCAGATGAGGTTAGAAGAACaacgggagaggagagagaagctggccagagaacaggagctggaaaaAGAGcgagcagaaagagagagacagcaaaaAGCTGCCGAGGAGAAAATCCAGCAGGAGCTAAAGAAAGCAGACAATGAAGTACTTGAGAGAGTGAGGAAAGAAAACGAGGCAGAGCAGGCTCGGGAGAGGCAGGCCCAGCTGAAGCAAGCCATAGAAGGCCAAGAAGCTGAAAAGGCTGCTGCACAGGGACCTGAGAGAGAAGACGGCGAAGCTTTGATGAAAGGAGGACGAGACCTCAAAGAGAAAGTTGATGCTCAGGCAAACCCCAGAGAAGTTGCGAAAGACAGAGCTGTCAAAGCCAAGGCTCACCCCCAGGGCTCCCACGAGAAAATGAGGGACCAGGGAGAGATGGATCTGAGGCGGAGGCGCAGGGAGGTGGGACCTAAAGAGGCTGGAGGGCCCCCGGAGGACACTGGGGAGTCCAGGGGGATGCCTGGCCTGGAGCCCCTGCTGGAGCTGGGAGGCTCGAACCTGCACGCTgccctggaggagcagctgctggccGGGGCCATGGTGCACTCGCGGCAGATTAAACAGGCCTCAGAGGACGAGGGCGCGAAATAA